ggcgtgacccggctgacccgaCAAGATTtagttgcaacccgttgacttttattttttttttactaaaatgacgtcgttttgattataaaaaaagaattgacccggGTGACCCGATGACCCGGTccaaacccggaacccgggccttgaaacgggccgggtctaaaaactatgaatAAAGGTAAAATTTGAGCCACAATTTCCGGTCTTAGAGGCACTTAAATTTGGCCCTGTTTTACAAGCTTGTCCGACAAATACCCATCATGAATTTAGCCCATTCGCAAGCTTCATTTCATCACAAATATTCATTCATAGAGAACATAAGAAGTTGCATAGGGAAAGAAATAACGATAGCATGAAACTTGTAAGTTTTAgattgctattttatttttgtcaaattcaaacttatttattctaaattcatcaaataccATACAAGGATAATAGAGAGAAATTGTTACAAACTAaaagctattttatttttccctgAATTCATCCCCTTCCTTTATTCACCACTCCTATTTAGCCCATGGGCTTTATTTGAAACATCAAAAGCTGCATTCTACTCCTCAGCTATATAAATTCTAGTGCCACTAGAAATTCTATTAGCCCACAAAAGAGTACGATCTAGCAGGTATGATTCAGGCCCCATCTGGAGTCTTATATTGGTGATGTCCAAACCATGATCCTCACTGAGCTTCAGCTTCAAGTCCCCGACATAATTATTCCGATGGGCTCTTACTTCGTATCTCTGGTATTGCCCATCCGGGTTTTTCCCAATGATCACAATAGTGAAAAGTAGTCGGAGGGTAATTTCAGAATCACTAACGAGTCGATAAGATGCCAATTTTGTGTTATCTTGCAGAAACAGCCCATTAAAAAGCAACTCTTGGTTCTCTACAGAATAAGAGGTGAACATATCATGGACTGCCTCTTTCAGGTCCTTAACAGTTGCATCATCAGGAAGTTCCATAGGGATCATTGTAGTGCCATCAACAACAACCTTGACCTTCAATGTCTGCCAAAAACCACATTTTGTATCATAGTTAGTTCAAGAACTTATCATGgcataaaactataaaattagcAAGTGAAATACAGCATAGTTCAAGAAAATCATGTTAGATGAAAAACCAtaccatgttttttctttcaagttcagAATTTCAGATGTGTGCTGCTAAATTCTGATCAGCTAGCACTGCTAGAGAGAATGATAGAGGTCGGCTATGAGCTTTTGATGGGTATGATTAAGCCAATAACTCTTAATTAAAGCATATTTCCAATATGATTTGGATGCCTTTCTGGTTTGCTAGATGGCATGTGGACCGACTGTCAGAAGATCATTGTATTAACATGTCAAGGCATGTGTGTGTTTATTTACTTTCAATTGTACAACATGGTTTATGTGCCTctctgcattttattttattttattagttaaatcATTCTATTTTATGGAAATGGCCTTCCATATTTCTCATTGCCTATTTACCGATTGCAACATTGTAATATCCTCAGCATGCCCAAAGAAAATATTCGTTAATCGTAAAACAGCCAGGCTAAGGATTTTAATTGATTCTGAAAACAGCACCATCTGAAAACAGatcttaaaaacaataaaaagatcaaggaccaaaattgacatttaaaaaataccattttCACACTTTCAATGTTCAAATGGCATGGAAATATTCAATTTTGTCCCTAAAGTTTCACTTTGTTCATATCCAATCTTCTTTGGGCTTTTACGCTTCTGttcataattcaatttttttgtcattCATTTTCTCTAGATGtgtaaagaagagagaaagttctTGTATAACAAATATCAAGCCGTCTTTGAATACAGGAGAacttaatatatatggtttctTTTAATGATGTTCAACAgttcaaaaatctttttaatttgatttgatttaatttttaaaaaataaaatatatttttatagttagtTATGAGGTTGGAGAGGTATATACGATGGTTttctttcatattattttagtCAAGAAAATTTGAGATATAGGTTTAatttttagagtaaaaaaaaacttgaacccTAATCTTCTAGGGTTTGAAGCTAGCTTTGATGGTCATAAAAGATTTTAGATGGACTCCATGTCATTTATCATGGTAGAGGATGGGTGGTCagcattattttgaaaaaatatgtatatattggAGCTTGTTTTGAGATAAATATATGGCATATTgcaatagaaataataataataaaacaattctgaaaaaaaaaacccatatataaattttggctttgttttttttatttataataatcaaggaattttattgaagaaaatgATTGAGCCATAGAACACCAAGCTAGCACGAGAGATAAATACAAGACTACAAGACTatttacaaatgaaaaaaaaaaaaaaaaagcaatcaaggTAGCAACAAACTAGGTAGACCTCTATTTGTTAAACCATTAAAGAATGATTTCCGAACCTCTAAACAAATTCAAATCCATGTATCTGAAGATTCCAGTAACATTCAACCAAAAAGCCAGGCAATGAAGAACTAACTCAAATACTGCATCCCAATGAACAGCCTCTTTCTGGAAAATCAATTTGTTCCTAGCctctttctttataattttggcTTTGTAAAACTAATtcttacaaattataaatatgctattttatttttcccaaaTTCGatcttatttattctaaattcaTCCAATACCAAACAAGGAGAATGGAGGGAAATCGTTACAAactaaaatctattttatttttccctgAATTCATCCCCTTCCTTTATTCACCAGTACTCCTATTTAGCCCATTGGCTATATTTGAAACATCAAAAGCTGCATGCTACTGATCCTAAACTATATAAATATCAGTGCTGCTAGAAATTTCATTAGCCCACAAAAAAGTACGATCTTGCAGGTAATATTCAGGCCTCATTTGGAGATTCATATTGGTAATGTCCAAACCATGGTACATATGGAGCTTCAGCTTCAAGTCCTGAACAGTATTACTCCGGTGGGCTCTCACTTCGTACCTGTGGTATTGCCCGTCTGGGTTTTTTCCGATGATTCCAACAGTGAAAAATATTTGGAGGATAATTTCAGAATCATCAACGACTTCATAAGTTTctaattttatgtaatttagcAACAACAGCCCGTTAAAAAGCAACTCTTGGTTCTCCACAGCATAGAAATTAAACATACGATGGACTGCCTCTTTTAGGTCCTGGACAGTTGCATCATTTGGAAGTTCTATGGGGAACCTTGTACCATCAATAACAACCTTGACCTTCAATGTCTGCAAGAAACACATTTATATCATAGTTAACTCAAGAATTTATCACGGCATAAAGCTATGATATTAGCAAGTGAAAATACTACATACGTCAAGAAAATCAAGTTCGATGAAAGATCAtaccattattttttctctcaagtTCAGATGTATGTAGCTTAATTCTGACCTAGTACTGCCAGAGAGAATGATTTAGGTCGGCTATGAGCTTTTGATGGGTATGATTATGCCAATAACTCTTAATTAAAGCATATTTCCAATATGATTTGGATGCTTTTTTGGTTTGGTAGAGAACTTGTGAACTGACTGTCAGAAGATCATTCTATTAACATGTCAAGGAATGTGTGTTATTTGCTtctccaagagagaaaaaaagggaagaaaaaaaaaacaagactttCAATTGTACGACATTGTTCAAGTGTGTACTTATTACTTGTTAGTAAGGAATAACATATATTCATAATAGAACAACATATATTCGACATACTTTTCAAgctctaaaaaaaatagcaactgtgattaaaattgacttttttaatGTCAATAAAGAAACCACCAACGATTTGTTTTGCCTATatgaatcaaaacaatttttcacTCAACAATCTTTCAATATCACTATTGATGGAGACCATTTGTGTAATGGTGGATTTTTCTCACCTTAAACTCTCATATTTATTATctgagtttaaaaaattatacccTTCAAAAAATGTTCTTtcagttttaattttcattaatgaGAGAATTATTAACTCTCCTCGTAAGAATAAGGATACTAGAGAGATTTTCTCTCCCTAATAAGATAAAATCTATCCTTATTATGTCAAATTACTTGACAATTGGACtttcccttttctcttcttttccatcTAATTTGAGTTAGGCCTAACCATGAAcactcaaatataaaatatggtCTTCTGATGTTGAACAATCACTAATGTTTCTtctgtggtttttttattttcaaaagaccCCCATTCTGCAGAATCCTTTGGGTTTCTTTTCTGCCTATTCCAGGCTTTATCTTGTATTCTTacgcttatatatatatatatatatcacggTATACTCAGTGCTGAGAAACGGATTCGATCAGTACAATACCACGCCTTTAGAGTTCTTTTCGTTCTTGTACCTAAGTACATTGAACACCAAGCCAATctcgaaaaataaaaagaaagtgaaCTTTGAGAAAGATTGCATCCTCGCATAAAAGAAAGGACTAGGTTAGTAAAGATTAAGGTTTTCACCTGAACGGATCAAATAGAACCCTCTTGCTGCTGTAGGTGCGCATCTACTATATTTcttggtttgatttatttttttcacgcATCTATTAATAAAGGAAGAATCCACACTTTTATCATTTGAAAATGCCCACAGGGTGTCTTGTACCATCAATAACAATCTTGATTCAGTTTATCATCTGGGATTTCCACAGGGTGTCTTGTACCATCAATAACAATCTTGACCTTAATTGTCTGCAAAATACCATatatttcaaagaaataatAGTCAAATTCATTTATAGAGAGAGATTattggattggattggattaattagtttatataatGAGATTattggattggattggattggatcaatcagtttatttaattagtaCAAGCATAATGAAATAATTAGGAAGACTGCGCATGCTTCCTTCTTTTCTGTCTTTCATGCCTTGAAAAAATACGAGAATAGCATTGCCACACACAAAAATGAAAATTCCTAAAAGGTAAGATGTACGGTTTCTAGTGGCCACAATcaataatgataaaaagaataattaattacacAATTATACTCCTCTTTCACATAAATATAGGATTCAacgtaaaaaaattatttacgaGTTTCATGATAAACTGAATAATTCCTTTTATAGAggtacaatttatttttttatggagtaaattataaatttaaatttacacCAATTAATAATATCGAAGGTATGTGCCCATAATTCCAACCAAATATTCaacattttacaaattaattatggGTTATAAAAGCATGTATTAAATCCCAAAGCATGCACGTAAGGAAGATGCTTTCTTGATTTTGCTAATCTTTTGAGACATTAACAGGGATGacaaaagagaaacaaattaattaccatTGACTTGAAATATTGATCAAATTCTccaaaaaattggaaaaatgaatgaaagaaagaaattgctCAAATTAAAGAAAGCATCCTATGAATATGGTAGAAAGTATCCATAAATATATACCAAAAACACTGAAGaatttttaacataatcttGAACAAATTAACTATCGAGTAGTGTGAAAGTAATTTCTCATCACAAAGGTTTACGTCTTAAAAATCGAAGCACAAAAGCAATATATGCTATCTAAGTATTGAAAAGGAAATTTACTAACACTGCATGATCATAACTTGTTCAAAGAGTAGAATGTTGATGCTGAGCCTAAAGTCAGTGCTTGAGCCTTGATTTATACAGTTAACAACCCTAGAAAAATTGAAGCACATGTCATGGAAAATTACCCTAAGGAAAATTCATGAAATACTAAGATCCACTGGTTACTCTTCCATTGAAGACATCAATTGTATCACCCTGGTTAACACGGTGCCACCGAAACGATCGATCATCGTCCATAACATCCTGTTTATGTATGAAAAAGTACCCTTCTTGTGGAAGATGGAATTGATTTTTCTGTTGCAAATCTTGCAGCTCTTTTCTAAGCTCTCCAACATTATCCGATGGATTCACTTCGACAGGAATCTTCTTAGTGCCACACTTGGTCACAACAATCACCCTCAGTTTCTTGAAACCTGTAGAGCCCCCTTTTGATCCTGAGCCAGATGGTGATGGCTTTACGTTGACGCTAATCTCACTATTATACTTCAACTCACATTCATGTAAAGACTGATGATCTTGCAACTCCGCACCATTCGATTGTAGCACTAATCTTTTAACTGGAACTGGCTCTATCTCACGAATCTTTTCTTTTAGATGTAGCACAGTATCGCTCATATCCATTTCAAGAGGGACAAGCGTTTGGTTTGATGGAATCTTGATACGCAGCTGAACTTTCTTGGAGTGTGAGGTTTGTTCAACCTTGTCTTGAGGTATTTGATCGGTTTCAGGTGTTATAAGGAGTTGAATGCGAGAGTTTTGGAGGATTTCACAATATTCTACATCTTTATCATCTTGAAGAACTTGGCCATGAAAAACTAGGGTTTGCTTGTTTATAGGTATACCATGGTACTTGTGTACCTTCTCTTTGATCTCCGAGACTGTATCAAAGAAACCCACTTCAATGGAGAATGGCCCGCCTCTTTGGGGCTCAAAAATGACATCCATTGACAGTGATGGCTGTGGATAAGGTATGGATGGCAATGGAGATTTTGTGGGGGTTGGGATGTGAGGACGGTTTTTATGTGTTGTTGTAACAGTATGCGATTTTGCCTAACTGTGTGGCGATCGCGAGATGGAGGGCGAGATGTGAGTATGGATATATGTAACTAATATATATAGGTATATTAGTGTTGATTTTTGAAGGCTTTGAGAGGAGATAGGAAAAGTGTTTCCCTTTTGCCATCAATCCTGCTGGCAGCATATCTTGTCTTATTTTCAATTCTATGGATTTGGGTAGGGTTGgatattatcttctttttttgcctTCCTCGCATCACTCTTTTATAATCTTATCATAATatttcctctaaaaaaaaattaaatctataatgGGAAACAGATAAATTCTAGCTCATCCGAAGAAAATCTCTTTTTTACAAgagaaaaatagcaaaaatagaatGTAAAAAGCTGTTTGCCTTGAGCTATCACATTGCAGGATCATGTGAGATTTGTTCTTAAATCTTAATTGAATCTCATGAATCTAATGGCTCATAGTTTTCTTGTAATCTATTGTCGTTTTTTCCGATGAATTATGTATCcttaatttaaagataaaatactaaaaatagattttaaaaaaattaacctaggATCACAGAAGATTTATTCGAATCTAATGGCTCATAGTTTCCTTGTGATCTGATGTTTTCCCACAAATACCAgccatttaaagaaaaagagcaaaaatagattataaaaaaacaaaagaaattaacattGCAGAATCACCTGAGATTTATTCGAATCTAATGGCTCGTAGGTTTCTTGTAATCTATTATGatcagtttctttttttcctatgaATATCATCAATTTTACACCATTCAAACCTTCAGGACTTGGAGAAAACCTGAAGCAAACCGAGTAAGTTGGCCATAACCTGTGATGCAAACTGTTTTTggaagtttttttcttgaaaaaataagaaatttatattttttaatgatttttatatgttaatttcaaaaaaaaaaaaaacttgcaaaaaacaTCAGCATTACCGAGCTCACACACTTAGCAGTGAGCAGAAACATAATTGGCTAATTATTTGGTtagtttaattattgattttatttagcAAGGGATACGGCTATAACTCACATTTGATAGTCCATAACATTGATAGCATTAAGTAATTAAATCGCTATCAATGAGCATTTGCTAATTTATATCATAAgcatttttctttccctttttgcTTCTTTTGAAGTGTTTTACAGAAACATTTTCACATAGCAAACTGTTTCAAGTGTTAAGAATTTTTAATACGATTAAGAAAACAGATTAGGGGCTGCTTAATCATGCATGTTGAGATTAAGAGCTATGCATCAAACATCAAAAATCCAGATAtacattaaaaatgaaaaaagaaaatgaacctCTTCCCCTTGGCTTTAACAATATTTACAGAGAGGTAAAGCCCTTTATGGTTAAACTCAGGGGAAATGGTAAACAAACAGATGAAGTATGTTATACTAGTCCTGAGAAGTATAAAGCTGTACGGTCCTTGGCCAAACCTGGCCGTAAACATCCTTCTTGCTATAGCGCCGGTCCCAAGACCAGGGAACATCTGCCATGACGATAACAGAAGTCAGATGCATGCAACAAAAAACAGGCAGAAATGAATGGGAAAGAGATAATGACCTTCTGAGCTGTATGGTATAGGAGGGAGTTCATAAGGCACTGGCAATGGAATCACTTTGGATGCCGAATCGCTTGTTCCTTGCCATTTCAGAGTCACTAGTGTTGTTCTCAACTCTTCAGAATCAACTAATGATCCACAATTATCCTGAAACTCAGAGGGCAGTAACTTGTCAATAAATCTCATATAACGGGGGTAGACTTGTCATTAAATCACACTAAAAATTAGTATCAAAAGGCCCAGATATAGCAATTACCATGGATGGACCTCCATTACTTGTGCAAGAAAATCCagaaccatatcttcttatggAAGATGGTAGAAAGAGCACTCCCAGCTGGAAGGAATCACACAAGATGAATTAAGGCATCGATGTTTCTAGGGGATCAGAAGGCAGGAAACACATGAAATTGTGAACGTATgaaaattaacccaaaaaatatgaaggaaaaaatcataatttgttAGCGTTTGCTTATTGTCACATTATTGTCACAGAAACATGATTTGATGTTCAACACTAACTTTAACCTTTTTTGGGGGTGGCATAGTTCCTCATGCACATACCTCGTATGAACGGATCATCAACTGAGAATTATTCTTCTGCAAAGCCCCCCAGGCTGCTTTGCTAAGATTTGATGAAGTAAGCAAAAACCAACTGTTTGGAAAACGTTTAAATTCAGGTTCAATAGTAAAAACTTGATTGACTTCTTGCAGTCATTTAGCTCTTCTTCAGGCCACGCAAAACTCTTAAGAAACCATTATAAGTGAAAGAAAGCAACCCTTACGCAAGTTTCTGGCCGTTATAGCGGGTGAAAGTCTTTATATGAGGCATCGCCCGACTGAAACAATGGAATACACAAAGTTAAGTGTCTTTCCCCCAGTTTGAAGAAGCAACCACAGCAAAAGAGGCAATGCATGTGCTCACAACTTAAGTGGCCATGAATGAAAAAACCAAGATTTGGTAATGGAATTTAAATGATACAAATGCAGTTAGCATTTTGTAATCCAAACTGTCACTGGGAATGAGATGGACATATACCAGCGGCCAGAATGGGAAGCCTTCCATTTAGCCCAATACTTCTTCAAAAATCCTTTCTCAACATTCTTTAGTGGGCCTGGTATAGCATTTCCAGCTGCATAACCctgaagaaaaaagtaaaacaatcaTAAGAGAATAGCCTTGGACTTTTACTAGTGCAAAGCATAGCAATAACACTAGTGGAAAAATATGAACATAAAATAGGCTCCTAGAGCATACAACATGAGAATTGAACTATTCAACTTCATTTTCGAACATTAACAATAGATAACATTAAACAAGACAACAACTTTCCAATAGCTCATAGAGCAGCACAACAAGACCCACATTTACACATTAAAATACCACGAGTTACAAGAAATCCCATAGAATTAGTGTTAGACTTGTGTAATATGATTGGTCAAACCAAGTCAACTTGACTTTTTCTTTACAGCATTGAACTTCTCCACTGGATCAATCATAATTGGTTGTTTATGAGCATAATTTCTTTAACATCTTGTTCGCAAAACTACACAACCACGCAATCTTTTACTTTCTAGCAGTGGGAActtcaaatcaatcaaaagataataataaataaaaatacttggcATCCAGGGCAAGAGAATTTTGAATTGACCATTCATATCCAAAGGCAAATTCATTTGAAATAAAGATGTGGGTTAACAGTGATGGTTGTTTCCATCTGgctttattaatgataatgtcAAAATTACAAACAAGATCAATGCACATAGCCTCATTTGACCCACATCTCAATAATATTCAGAAGACAGCTGAAAGCAATCCCTAGCCCCCCTTCCTCCAACTAAACCCCAAAGTGGGGAACATAAGTTGGTTCCTGGCTACCATGTGTCAAGTTTACTGGCTGGCTGTTTTAATGCTTTCAACATCTTATAACTCCATAAAAGACAAGCAATCTAAAATGATACCCAGGTCAACCTATTATTCAAGAAAAGCCAAAGTTCAAAACCTTAAAATGTTTAAAGATAACCAAGGATTTCTGGAAAACAATGCAAGGTGCAGTGGAAAAAGCTCAAAGAAAAGACCTACACGTTAGTACCTCTAAGGAGCATCTGACATCCTCTACAGTAGGCCATATTATTTGAGGCACTCCAAGACCAAGAGGTGTTTTATCTTCAGCGTATCCAGATGACATTGAAATGGCCAGTTCAGTCATCCACTTTTCATCCAAAGAACCAAGGGAAGAGAACTGCAACAAGGAAAGAATACgaaacaattcaataaaatttctcaaagCGGAAGAAAGTGCATGGTAGCACTAGTAATTTCCAAGATTTCACCCACAGCCCATTGAAGAGTTCAAATAACTCTCTCAAATAACTCTCTCATCTGTAACACAGGAAGATCAGCAGACTGCATCGCATGAATCAACTAGTCaggttttaactttttttacaaaagaaaagaactaaaaaaaaactactgatTAAGATGACATGTTATTTCACTTCAGCACCTGTTCACATCAAACCTCAATTCTCACATGATCAGTACTCATTATACTAGTAAAAGAGGAATCCACCATACCTGATAAACAAGAGGAGACCTTTTAAACTCATTGTCGAAGGTGCATTCTTGAAGAACACTTTGTAGCTTCATATGTCCCCACTTCCTTAGATTGGCACCAGTATGATATCCAGGAACAGATGCAATTAACCTGACCTGAAAATTGTGTAACTAGGTTCATAAAGATATAACATTCCCAGACAAAAATTCCAGTAAGAATAATAAGACGAATAACATACCGCTGCATGGCTATAAtcaaatttcttgaaaaaggaTGCATTGATACTAATTCTCCCAAGGTTTGGTAACTTTACAGTAAATTCAGGCCACTgtagacattaaaaaaaaaaggattgtaCAGAAAGAAATACATAGGGGAAATATCCCTAATCATCTCCGCTCCAATATAATTATACCTTCAACATGCTAAGATAATCAACCAAGTCATTTTCAAATCCACATCCTTTTCCAGGCTTCTTCTCCTCCTTCCAAGGGAAATCTTGCATCCACAAACCTTGGCTTTTGTTATTCCAGtcaacatatattaaatttgctGTATGTACAATAACTCGCACTCCTCGAGGATAGACAAGAAACATAGCCTTTGAATGGTGTGTCCCAAATGAAATGGGTAGCCGGGGTTTGTGCAGAATCCAATTTGCAGGCTTCCTTCTCTATAACATACTACCGAAATCAAAATCCCATCACccaaaaataaatcttcaaatGCTTAAATTGAAGACTCCTATAAAAACCATCTACAATCAAACCTTCATATGCTCCAATGTACCATCACCCTCCCCATGAATAACCATGACATTAGGAACTTTTGCAATTGTCGGACATGCTGCATCAGAAAACGGAAAAAACAACGAAATAAA
The DNA window shown above is from Populus trichocarpa isolate Nisqually-1 chromosome 4, P.trichocarpa_v4.1, whole genome shotgun sequence and carries:
- the LOC7479094 gene encoding ubiquitin domain-containing protein 7SL RNA1; the encoded protein is MDVIFEPQRGGPFSIEVGFFDTVSEIKEKVHKYHGIPINKQTLVFHGQVLQDDKDVEYCEILQNSRIQLLITPETDQIPQDKVEQTSHSKKVQLRIKIPSNQTLVPLEMDMSDTVLHLKEKIREIEPVPVKRLVLQSNGAELQDHQSLHECELKYNSEISVNVKPSPSGSGSKGGSTGFKKLRVIVVTKCGTKKIPVEVNPSDNVGELRKELQDLQQKNQFHLPQEGYFFIHKQDVMDDDRSFRWHRVNQGDTIDVFNGRVTSGS
- the LOC7479095 gene encoding tyrosyl-DNA phosphodiesterase 1 → MTHSPIAYLVPLSPSLEENASIPKLPLSNGQNTIGRNDISASDKRLSRNHLSLTLSLTSSTITVEGTNPVAVVKSGKRRRKLRAGEKAEIINDDIIELIPGNYFYKYVLITPNSNLQKRGCFEGRENGIGESKRKKIREGISSSSKVEMESGGPPRNCEEEAIRDFGVSEDELALTFRLLRVKELPAWANTSCVSINDVIKGDILVAILSNYMVDMDWLLSACPTIAKVPNVMVIHGEGDGTLEHMKRRKPANWILHKPRLPISFGTHHSKAMFLVYPRGVRVIVHTANLIYVDWNNKSQGLWMQDFPWKEEKKPGKGCGFENDLVDYLSMLKWPEFTVKLPNLGRISINASFFKKFDYSHAAVRLIASVPGYHTGANLRKWGHMKLQSVLQECTFDNEFKRSPLVYQFSSLGSLDEKWMTELAISMSSGYAEDKTPLGLGVPQIIWPTVEDVRCSLEGYAAGNAIPGPLKNVEKGFLKKYWAKWKASHSGRCRAMPHIKTFTRYNGQKLAWFLLTSSNLSKAAWGALQKNNSQLMIRSYELGVLFLPSSIRRYGSGFSCTSNGGPSMDNCGSLVDSEELRTTLVTLKWQGTSDSASKVIPLPVPYELPPIPYSSEDVPWSWDRRYSKKDVYGQVWPRTVQLYTSQD